In Drosophila simulans strain w501 chromosome X, Prin_Dsim_3.1, whole genome shotgun sequence, one DNA window encodes the following:
- the LOC6740103 gene encoding probable alpha-aspartyl dipeptidase: MVSARNLLLLSSSRLHGHGYLEHARGQLEDLFKSANVKTVLFVPYALRDHDKYTATVRDALQPWGFNVEGLHTKPDREQALREAQAIFVGGGNTFVLLRSLYEMKLLDPIRELVLQRGLPYVGSSAGTNVATRSIHTTNDMPVAYPPSFEALALVPFNINPHYLDPEAGSRHKGETRDERLEEFVAYHGLPVLGLREGTSVRVQGEKAILLGDRNAKLFKADGGTEELAPQADLTFLLQK; the protein is encoded by the exons ATGGTCAGTGCACGGAACCTATTGTTGCTATCCTCGTCGCGTTTGCACGGCCATGGCTACTTGGAGCATGCGCGCGGCCAGCTGGAGGATCTCTTCAAGAG TGCCAATGTGAAGACCGTGCTCTTTGTGCCCTACGCTCTGCGGGATCACGACAAGTACACTGCCACTGTGCGGGATGCACTGCAGCCGTGGGGATTCAATGTGGAGGGACTGCACACGAAGCCGGATCGCGAGCAGGCGTTGAGGGAGGCACAGGCCATCTTCGTGGGCGGCGGCAACACCTTCGTGCTGCTGCGCTCCCTCTACGAGATGAAGTTGCTCGATCCGATCAGGGAACTGGTGCTCCAGCGTGGATTGCCGTACGTGGGCAGCAGTGCGGGCACGAATGTGGCAACCCGATCCATCCACACGACCAACGACATGCCGGTGGCCTATCCGCCGAGCTTTGAGGCGCTCGCCCTCGTCCCCTTCAACATCAATCCGCACTATCTGGATCCGGAGGCGGGCAGTCGGCACAAGGGCGAGACGCGGGACGAGCGGCTGGAGGAGTTCGTGGCCTACCATGGACTGCCCGTGCTGGGTCTTCGCGAGGGCACCAGTGTCCGGGTTCAGGGCGAGAAGGCCATCCTCCTGGGCGATCGCAATGCCAAGCTGTTCAAGGC tGACGGTGGCACCGAGGAGCTAGCACCCCAAGCGGATCTCACCTTCCTGCTGCAGAAATAA